The Streptosporangiales bacterium DNA segment TGACATGACACGTCTGCTCATCGTCGGTGGCAGTGATGCCGGCATCAGTGCCGGGCTGCGGGCTCGCGAGCTCGATCCGGGCGTCGAGACGACGTTGGTCGTCGCTGATGCCTATCCGAACTACTCGATCTGCGGGATCCCGTACTACGTGTCCGGGGAGGTGACCGACTGGCGGCACCTCGCGCATCGGACTCGGCAGGACCTGGAGGACGCCGGCCTGGAACTGCTGCTCGATCACACCGCCCGTCGCATCGACGCCGCCGCCAGGACCGTCACGGTCACGACGGCGGTCGGCGGCGAGCGAGAGCTGCCGTACGACCGGCTGGTGGTGGGTACAGGTGCCGTGTCCGTTCGCCCACCGATCCCCGGGCTGGCCGAGCTCGGGCCCGACGACGGCGTGCACCTGCTCCACACCATGGGTGACACGTTCGCGGTGATGGAGTCGTTGACCGACGCCGGCCGGAGACGGCCCTGGTGGTGGGTGCCGGGTACATCGGGCTGGAGATGGCGGAGGCCCTGACCACTCGCGGCGTGCAGGTGACGCAGATCGAGCAGCTTCCCGAGGTGCTGCCCACCGTCGACCCCGAGCTGGGTGCGTCGGTCCGTGCCGAGCTCGTCGAGCACAGTGTTGACGTGGTCACGGGAACGCGTGTCACCGGCATCACCTCGACCGGACGCGGCCTGCACGTCGACGGCGAACCAGGGTTCGGTCGTGACGTCGACCTGGTGCTCGTCGTCGTCGGTGTGACCCCGGACACCGCGCTGGCCGAGACCGCTGGCGTCAGGCTCGGGGAGCGTGGCGCGATCGTCGTCGACGACCACATGCGCACCGGCGTGCCGGACGTCTACGCCGCGGGCGACTGTGTGGTCACCCATCACCGGCTGCTCGGCACCACGTATCTGCCGCTCGGTACGACCGCGCACAAGCAGGGCCGGGTGGCGGGGGAGAACGCCGTCGGTGGTGACCGGACGTTCGTCGGCAGCCTCGGCACCCAGGTCGTCAAGGTCTTCGACCTCGCCGTGGCGCGTACCGGTCTGCGTGACCACGAGGCCGCGGGCGTCGGGTACGACCCACTGTCGGTCGGCAGCGTCGCCGACGACCACAAGGCCTACTACCCCGGGGCGCGGCAGATCAGCTGCCGGGTCACCGGAGATGTGCGGTCCGGACGGCTCCTCGGTGCGCAACTGCTCGGGCCGTTGACGACAGCGGTGGCGAAACGCATCGACATCTTCGCGTCGGCCCTGTTCGGCGGTCTCGACGTCGACACCGTCACCGAGATGGACCTCTCCTACACCCCGCCGCTGGGCAGTCCGTGGGACGCCGTGCAGATGGCGGCGCAGGCGTGGACGCGTGACCGTACGGCTCGGCTGAAGAACTCGGTGGAGTACACGGCCCTCCAGGGTTAGGGGGCTCGGTGTCTCAGCCGAACACCAGGCCGAGGAGTAGGTAGACGACGGCGGCGACGGTGCCGGAACCGGGAAGCGTGCACACCCACGCCGTCACGATGTTCCCGGCCACACCCCACCGGACCGCGGACAGCCGCCGGGTCGCACCGGCTCCGGCGATCGCAGACGTGATCGTGTGCGTGGTCGAGACCGGCACACTGAACACGAACGCCGTCGTGTAGAGGACGGCGGCGCCGCTCATCTCCGCCGCGAAGCCCTGTGGTGGGTCGAGGTGAACGATCCGGCGGCCGAGCGTCCGCATGATGCGCCACCCACCGGCCCAGGTCCCCGCGGCAAGGGCGAGCGCGACGGCGACGACGACCCACAGCGGTACGTGGAAGTCGTCCTGCACGCCCACGGTCACCAACGCCAGGACGATGACGCCCATCGTCTTCTGCGCGTCCTGCAGGCCGTGCCCGAGTGCCATCGCCGCGGCGGACATGGCCTGGGCGAAGCGGAACCCGCGAGTCACTCGGCCGGGAGAACGGTTGCGGAAGATCCACATGATGGCGAGCATCACGCCGAACGCGAGCGTGAAGCCGACCAACGGGGAGAGGAGCATCGGGATCACCACCTTCTCCCACACCCCCACCCACTGAACGGCCGTCCCCGA contains these protein-coding regions:
- a CDS encoding inorganic phosphate transporter; protein product: MPWVELLIIVAVALVFDFTNGFHDAANAIATSVSTRALTPRVALALGAVMNFVGALLGTGVAVTVGSGIIATPASESGLLVVLAALVGAIAWNLLTWAFGLPSSSSHALIGGLVGAALASGTAVQWVGVWEKVVIPMLLSPLVGFTLAFGVMLAIMWIFRNRSPGRVTRGFRFAQAMSAAAMALGHGLQDAQKTMGVIVLALVTVGVQDDFHVPLWVVVAVALALAAGTWAGGWRIMRTLGRRIVHLDPPQGFAAEMSGAAVLYTTAFVFSVPVSTTHTITSAIAGAGATRRLSAVRWGVAGNIVTAWVCTLPGSGTVAAVVYLLLGLVFG